Proteins encoded by one window of Rubrobacter indicoceani:
- a CDS encoding DUF58 domain-containing protein — protein MSRLSVRLTSRGWQAVVIGAVVIVTARLIGTTQLHQLGYVLLALPLVSLVIGLGFARGLDFTRRVRSGTKLGVGRPATVELTSRNRSRFGTSFVEGADGLPERTEFELDPVPGGGERSLEVEVLFRRRGIYLLGPGKLSVVDPFELVGFTRFFSERTEVVVYPEVHKLPGRTVFGGASQSGVSGRVGQSGDEFAGLREYRRGDDRRHIHWKSFARTGELYTKETTLNSPKHYTVALDLGRVGLRTPEGPVEDAVSAAASVISTLKDRGLPFRLIHNGEADESREPRPAEFHRDEAFYWREMRNLATVRVRGGETLSERVSREEGNLGNGVFLVSRSRDAGLADEVARLSRAGLAVTVILVASHTYGARPGPVSPTGTRNDGSIKVPEGEFDALVRKLGRLGASVLVVEHPGGVGAMSPAGRTGVRA, from the coding sequence TTGTCGAGGCTCTCGGTGCGGCTCACGTCGCGGGGCTGGCAGGCCGTCGTGATCGGGGCCGTCGTGATCGTCACCGCCCGCCTGATAGGAACAACGCAGCTACACCAGCTCGGCTACGTTCTTCTCGCCCTGCCCCTTGTCTCGCTTGTTATCGGCCTCGGCTTTGCCCGGGGTCTTGATTTCACCCGCAGGGTCCGTTCCGGGACGAAGCTCGGGGTCGGGAGGCCGGCGACGGTGGAGCTGACCTCCCGCAACCGCTCCCGGTTCGGGACGTCCTTTGTCGAGGGGGCCGACGGCCTGCCGGAGCGCACCGAGTTCGAGCTGGACCCCGTTCCCGGCGGCGGCGAACGAAGCCTTGAGGTAGAGGTGCTGTTTCGCCGCCGAGGGATCTACCTGCTCGGCCCGGGGAAGCTCTCCGTCGTGGACCCGTTCGAGCTTGTCGGGTTCACCCGGTTCTTCAGCGAGCGCACGGAGGTCGTCGTCTACCCCGAAGTCCACAAGCTGCCGGGGCGCACGGTCTTCGGCGGCGCTTCGCAGTCCGGTGTTTCCGGTCGGGTCGGCCAGTCCGGCGACGAGTTCGCCGGGCTCCGGGAGTACCGGCGCGGCGATGACCGCCGACACATCCACTGGAAGAGCTTCGCAAGAACCGGAGAACTCTATACAAAAGAGACCACGCTCAACTCCCCGAAGCACTACACCGTCGCCCTCGACCTCGGCCGGGTCGGGCTCAGAACCCCCGAAGGTCCGGTCGAAGACGCCGTCAGCGCGGCGGCGTCCGTGATCTCCACCCTGAAGGACCGGGGCCTGCCGTTTCGTCTGATCCACAACGGTGAAGCCGACGAAAGCCGGGAACCCCGACCCGCCGAATTCCACCGGGACGAGGCCTTCTACTGGCGCGAGATGCGCAACCTCGCAACGGTGCGGGTCCGGGGCGGCGAGACGCTCTCGGAGAGGGTCTCGCGGGAGGAAGGGAACCTCGGCAACGGGGTTTTTCTGGTGAGCCGCAGTCGGGACGCGGGTCTTGCCGACGAGGTCGCCCGGCTTTCAAGGGCCGGGCTTGCGGTAACGGTCATCCTTGTCGCGTCGCACACTTACGGGGCTCGTCCCGGTCCGGTCTCCCCGACCGGGACGCGGAACGACGGAAGTATAAAAGTCCCCGAAGGCGAGTTCGACGCGCTGGTGCGGAAGCTCGGACGGCTCGGAGCGAGCGTGCTGGTCGTCGAGCATCCGGGAGGCGTGGGGGCGATGTCCCCCGCCGGACGGACCGGGGTGCGGGCGTGA
- a CDS encoding transglutaminaseTgpA domain-containing protein — protein sequence MNGFRTDDRVGLIERLSLYVAVLAAGTAFSILFTTGGDGAGFGAYSLAGVFGGGAFAVFFGAALAGAAVGSAGRLRLVLLPPAIVLYGVISVYGPPRPTPSGLRGLAGNIGEDLYRAANIMYSEPLPYAVSPGLFVIFAPIVMVICAFATSAALYERAPLIAVATLGLTIGVLSTISFEAGAGPFFFVFVFASLALILFSGVASESRSLTGVGLAAALIVGVSVLALPKLPYASEAVSQGSIDWTSIGSGGTSQLDVQADVGEYLNSGREAELMRVSSTEPLYWRGGTLDYFDGVRWSSTTDENSGAGYGEEIAAGVPSRSVVQSVEVLQSETNLVFGGYMISGLSSELDGATPNSDGSWTADRPLTEGDGYRVLSEIPQPRAGQLRNSGRAYPQDVREKYLTLPDGTPQVVAETAQDVRAGYSTRTPYDTARAVERYLSTDGDFTYNLEVDYRRADWAVEEFLGEGREGFCTQFATSMALVLREMDVPARVVYGATSGDEVEENVYLVRGANMHTWVEVYFPGVGWYPFDPTPGFSVPETMQADVPRLEALPDPAAQDVPQENRDLEDPEAGEQELAPLEPEGGSPENPSAVASTGGTVPVWTSLTLAGVVLLGGVPLTRRLLLARGRPGDYYRDVTDRLTDSLPPGAASRSLDTLTVEERMTLLSGATGLDPEPFSGLAAAYSAHLYAPEPGNTHAISRAHGRAIGEYRKLPVWRRLLAALNPSSLFSRSAERLRRFGRETVKKARKAVGTRFGDPRG from the coding sequence GTGAACGGGTTCCGGACGGACGACAGGGTCGGGCTTATCGAGCGTCTGTCGCTCTACGTGGCGGTCCTCGCGGCGGGGACGGCGTTTTCGATCCTTTTCACCACCGGAGGCGACGGCGCGGGCTTCGGGGCCTACTCGCTGGCCGGGGTATTCGGGGGAGGAGCGTTCGCGGTCTTTTTCGGGGCCGCGCTTGCGGGGGCCGCCGTCGGTTCGGCCGGAAGGCTCAGGCTGGTTCTGCTTCCGCCGGCCATCGTGCTGTACGGGGTGATCTCGGTCTACGGTCCGCCGAGGCCGACGCCGTCCGGGCTTCGGGGGCTCGCCGGCAACATCGGGGAAGACCTGTACCGGGCGGCGAACATCATGTACTCGGAGCCGCTCCCGTACGCGGTCTCGCCGGGATTGTTCGTTATCTTCGCCCCGATAGTCATGGTGATCTGCGCCTTCGCCACCTCGGCCGCACTCTACGAGCGGGCGCCGCTTATCGCGGTCGCGACGCTCGGCCTGACGATAGGCGTTCTCTCGACCATCAGCTTCGAGGCCGGAGCCGGGCCGTTCTTCTTTGTCTTTGTGTTTGCGTCGCTTGCCCTGATCCTCTTCAGCGGGGTCGCCTCGGAGAGCCGTTCCCTGACCGGGGTCGGCCTCGCCGCCGCGCTTATCGTCGGGGTGAGCGTCCTTGCGCTGCCGAAGCTGCCGTACGCCTCGGAGGCGGTAAGCCAGGGTTCCATAGACTGGACGAGCATAGGTTCCGGCGGGACTTCGCAGCTCGACGTGCAGGCCGACGTCGGGGAGTACCTGAACTCCGGTCGCGAGGCCGAGCTGATGCGGGTCAGCTCCACCGAGCCGCTCTACTGGCGCGGCGGAACGCTCGACTACTTCGATGGCGTTCGATGGAGCAGCACCACCGACGAGAACAGCGGGGCCGGCTACGGCGAGGAGATCGCCGCCGGGGTTCCGAGCCGCAGCGTCGTTCAGAGCGTGGAGGTTCTGCAGTCCGAGACGAACCTTGTGTTCGGTGGGTACATGATCTCCGGCCTCTCCAGCGAGCTGGACGGGGCGACCCCGAACTCCGACGGTTCCTGGACCGCCGACAGACCGCTCACCGAGGGCGATGGATACCGGGTCCTCTCCGAAATACCCCAGCCGAGGGCGGGGCAGCTGAGGAACTCCGGCAGAGCCTACCCGCAGGACGTTCGGGAGAAGTACCTGACGCTCCCCGACGGAACCCCGCAGGTTGTAGCCGAAACCGCGCAGGACGTCCGCGCCGGGTACAGCACCCGGACGCCATACGACACCGCCCGGGCGGTCGAACGCTACCTCAGCACCGACGGCGACTTCACCTACAACCTCGAAGTGGACTACCGGCGGGCCGACTGGGCGGTCGAGGAGTTTCTCGGGGAGGGCCGCGAGGGCTTCTGCACCCAGTTCGCCACCTCAATGGCCTTGGTCCTGCGCGAGATGGACGTGCCCGCCCGCGTCGTCTACGGGGCGACGAGCGGGGATGAGGTAGAGGAGAACGTCTACCTTGTGCGCGGGGCGAACATGCACACCTGGGTCGAGGTCTACTTCCCCGGCGTCGGGTGGTATCCCTTCGACCCGACGCCGGGCTTCTCCGTACCCGAAACCATGCAGGCCGACGTGCCGCGACTCGAAGCGCTCCCGGACCCGGCTGCTCAGGATGTTCCGCAGGAGAACCGCGACCTCGAAGACCCCGAAGCCGGTGAGCAGGAACTCGCTCCGCTGGAGCCGGAAGGGGGCTCCCCGGAGAACCCGTCGGCGGTCGCTTCAACAGGGGGAACGGTACCGGTGTGGACCTCGCTGACCCTGGCGGGCGTCGTGCTCCTCGGCGGCGTGCCGCTCACCCGGCGGCTGCTGCTCGCCCGCGGGCGGCCCGGGGACTACTACCGGGATGTTACGGACCGGCTCACCGATTCCCTGCCGCCGGGGGCCGCAAGCCGGAGCCTCGATACGCTTACCGTCGAGGAGCGCATGACCCTGCTCTCCGGGGCGACCGGGCTGGACCCGGAGCCGTTCTCGGGGCTTGCGGCCGCGTACTCGGCGCACCTCTACGCCCCGGAACCGGGCAACACCCACGCTATCTCACGAGCGCACGGCCGGGCTATCGGCGAGTACCGAAAGCTCCCGGTCTGGCGGCGACTGCTCGCGGCGCTCAACCCGTCCTCGCTGTTCTCCCGGAGCGCGGAGCGGCTTCGGCGGTTCGGGAGAGAGACCGTCAAAAAGGCACGAAAGGCAGTCGGAACACGCTTCGGCGATCCTCGGGGATAG
- a CDS encoding response regulator transcription factor — protein MLASSGADILIVEDDEVIKSTLAYNLARQGFGVHQAETGAEAMRLVRKIRPDLILLDIMLPGESGVEVCKRVRERDESVVIVMITAKDSEEDKVRGFEAGADDYVTKPFGMKELFARITANLKRSESGHRGKVLESGDLVLDTKNFTAQVANKPLNLRLKEFELLAALASSPGELKSREELAKEVWGHAGVGSSRTIDVHIRRIRAALEATSGYDYIHTARGLGYRFEARERVGERVEAG, from the coding sequence GTGTTAGCGTCGAGCGGGGCGGATATCCTGATAGTGGAGGACGACGAGGTAATAAAAAGTACCCTCGCCTACAACCTCGCCCGTCAGGGTTTCGGGGTGCATCAGGCCGAGACCGGGGCTGAGGCGATGCGGCTGGTCAGGAAGATCCGACCGGACCTTATCCTTCTCGACATCATGCTCCCCGGTGAGTCGGGGGTAGAGGTATGCAAGCGGGTTCGCGAGCGCGACGAGAGCGTGGTGATAGTGATGATCACGGCAAAGGACTCGGAGGAGGACAAGGTGCGCGGCTTCGAGGCCGGGGCCGACGACTACGTTACCAAGCCGTTCGGGATGAAGGAGCTTTTCGCCCGCATCACCGCGAACCTCAAACGCAGCGAATCCGGCCACCGGGGGAAGGTCCTGGAGTCCGGCGACCTTGTTCTCGATACAAAGAACTTCACCGCGCAGGTGGCGAACAAGCCGCTGAACCTGCGCCTCAAGGAGTTCGAGCTTCTGGCGGCGCTTGCCTCCTCGCCGGGGGAACTCAAAAGCCGGGAGGAACTGGCCAAAGAGGTCTGGGGACACGCCGGGGTCGGTTCTTCGCGCACGATAGACGTTCACATCCGGCGCATCCGGGCCGCGCTCGAAGCGACGAGCGGCTACGACTACATCCACACGGCTCGCGGGCTCGGATACCGCTTCGAGGCCCGCGAGAGGGTCGGCGAGCGCGTAGAAGCCGGGTAG
- the erpA gene encoding iron-sulfur cluster insertion protein ErpA, which yields MDQKVNQETPISITDNAAEKIRSLMAQEEEDDLALRIGVRPGGCSGFQYSIFFDDEVNEDDETFESNGVKVVMDAMSVPYIGGSEFDWQESLMGAGFAVNNPNVQGGCGCGSSFTC from the coding sequence ATGGATCAGAAGGTAAATCAGGAGACCCCCATATCCATCACCGATAACGCGGCAGAGAAGATTCGCTCCCTCATGGCGCAGGAGGAAGAGGACGACCTCGCCCTTCGCATCGGTGTCAGGCCGGGCGGCTGCTCGGGCTTTCAGTACTCGATCTTTTTCGACGACGAGGTCAACGAGGACGACGAGACTTTCGAGTCCAACGGCGTGAAGGTCGTCATGGACGCGATGAGCGTTCCGTACATCGGCGGCAGCGAGTTCGACTGGCAGGAGAGCCTGATGGGTGCCGGCTTTGCCGTCAACAACCCGAACGTTCAGGGCGGCTGCGGCTGCGGAAGCTCGTTTACCTGCTAG
- a CDS encoding sensor histidine kinase, with protein MANVSHELKTPATSLKLLAESLEESLGEDPEQSRIFAAQLRRETERLATLINDLLDLTRLESERREVLTEIVDVRGILVTTLAGMRRVARERGVALNWKRFGRAADFAVRGNETQLASMFTNLIDNAVKYTPGGGSVEVTGGLSRDGREVFVSVSDTGIGIPEESLSRIFERFYRVDRARSKETGGTGLGLSIVRHIVENHGGRVVVESVPDRGSNFTVHLPRSSV; from the coding sequence GTGGCAAACGTCTCGCACGAGCTCAAGACCCCGGCGACGAGCCTGAAACTCCTTGCCGAGAGCCTCGAGGAGAGCCTCGGCGAAGACCCGGAACAGTCGCGGATCTTCGCCGCGCAACTCCGCCGGGAGACGGAGCGCCTGGCGACGCTGATCAACGACCTTCTCGACCTGACCCGCCTGGAGAGCGAACGCCGCGAGGTGCTCACGGAGATCGTAGACGTCCGCGGCATTCTTGTAACCACCCTCGCCGGCATGCGCCGCGTCGCCCGCGAACGGGGCGTAGCCCTGAACTGGAAACGCTTCGGTCGAGCCGCCGATTTCGCCGTGCGCGGAAACGAAACCCAGCTCGCCTCCATGTTTACCAACCTGATAGACAACGCCGTCAAGTACACGCCGGGTGGAGGGTCGGTCGAGGTAACGGGCGGTTTGAGCCGGGACGGTCGGGAGGTTTTCGTAAGCGTATCGGATACGGGCATCGGCATACCGGAGGAGAGCCTGTCGCGCATCTTCGAGCGTTTCTACCGCGTTGACAGGGCGCGGTCAAAGGAGACCGGCGGGACGGGGCTGGGACTTTCCATAGTCAGGCATATCGTGGAGAACCACGGCGGGAGGGTCGTGGTCGAGAGCGTGCCGGACCGGGGGAGCAACTTCACCGTACATCTTCCGCGCAGTTCGGTGTAG
- a CDS encoding AAA family ATPase, which produces MEYSDFARNVERIVSNVERAVSGKRDGVSLAVVAMLAGGHVLIEDVPGVGKTLLAKSLARSIGGEFRRIQFTPDLLPSDVVGLNIYNQGDRRFEFWAGPVFSDVVLSDEINRASPKTQSALLEAMEEGSVTVDGETRFLPGSFTVIATQNPVEHEGTYPLPHAELDRFMVKMSLGYPDEDAEIRLLKLSSDPAAGIRPVFGLEEFMQMRRMVEEVHASEAVLRYIVSVTSATRGRDDITLGASPRASRMLLAAAKARAASGGRSYCTPDDVKALATPVLSHRIIAAGGESSGRVVYDILRSVPVTEAV; this is translated from the coding sequence TTGGAGTACAGCGATTTTGCAAGAAACGTCGAGCGCATCGTCTCCAACGTCGAGCGCGCCGTCTCCGGCAAGCGAGATGGTGTCTCGCTCGCGGTGGTGGCGATGCTCGCCGGGGGACACGTGCTTATAGAGGACGTGCCGGGCGTCGGTAAAACCCTTCTTGCGAAGTCGCTCGCCCGCTCCATCGGCGGGGAGTTCCGCCGGATACAGTTCACCCCCGACCTTCTGCCCTCGGACGTTGTCGGGCTGAACATCTACAACCAGGGCGACCGCCGGTTCGAGTTCTGGGCGGGGCCCGTCTTCTCCGACGTGGTGCTCTCGGATGAGATCAACCGCGCAAGCCCCAAAACCCAGAGCGCGCTTCTTGAAGCGATGGAGGAGGGCTCCGTTACGGTGGACGGCGAGACCCGCTTTCTGCCCGGCTCCTTTACCGTTATAGCCACCCAGAACCCCGTGGAACACGAGGGTACGTACCCGCTGCCGCACGCGGAGCTTGACCGGTTCATGGTCAAGATGAGCCTCGGCTACCCGGACGAGGACGCGGAGATAAGGCTTCTGAAGCTCTCGTCCGACCCGGCTGCGGGGATACGTCCGGTCTTCGGCCTCGAGGAGTTTATGCAGATGCGCCGGATGGTGGAGGAGGTCCATGCCAGCGAGGCCGTGCTGCGCTATATCGTCTCCGTCACGTCGGCGACGCGCGGGCGGGACGACATAACCCTTGGGGCGTCCCCGAGGGCGAGCCGGATGCTCCTTGCTGCGGCAAAGGCGCGGGCGGCCTCGGGGGGGCGGTCGTACTGCACGCCCGACGACGTAAAAGCGCTCGCGACCCCGGTGCTCTCGCACAGGATCATCGCCGCCGGCGGCGAGTCCTCCGGGCGCGTCGTCTACGACATACTGCGGTCCGTTCCGGTAACCGAGGCCGTGTAG
- a CDS encoding HNH endonuclease, whose translation MATCLTLNASYEPVALVPVKRAIVLVVSEKAEIVEANLKQRFRSEKAEYPYPLVIRLIKFVEIPRRLRRHVTNTILFARDNYRCQYCGKHRDELNRRDCLTRDHVKPVSRGGGNTWENVVTACTKCNARKSNRLPMECGMYPKTTPKEPRYVVMVWYSRGLNEIQRRYVEQYYGEMS comes from the coding sequence GTGGCCACGTGTCTGACTCTGAACGCGAGTTACGAACCCGTCGCGCTGGTTCCGGTGAAGCGGGCGATAGTCCTTGTCGTCTCCGAAAAGGCCGAGATCGTCGAGGCCAACCTCAAACAGCGGTTTCGCTCGGAGAAGGCAGAGTACCCGTACCCGCTCGTTATCCGCCTCATAAAGTTTGTCGAGATCCCGCGCAGGCTCCGCCGCCACGTTACGAACACGATCCTTTTTGCCCGCGACAACTACCGCTGCCAGTACTGCGGCAAGCACCGGGACGAGTTGAACCGCCGGGACTGTCTCACCCGCGACCACGTCAAGCCCGTCTCCAGGGGCGGCGGCAACACCTGGGAGAACGTGGTCACGGCGTGTACCAAGTGCAACGCAAGAAAGAGCAACCGCCTGCCGATGGAGTGCGGCATGTACCCGAAGACCACCCCCAAGGAGCCGCGCTACGTCGTCATGGTCTGGTACTCGCGCGGTCTGAACGAGATCCAGCGCCGCTACGTCGAGCAGTACTACGGCGAGATGTCCTGA